In Gadus morhua chromosome 2, gadMor3.0, whole genome shotgun sequence, the DNA window GACGAGCTCAACAAACTGCGACCGGACCCCATGCTCATGGACGGCGTGGTGAAGGTCGAGCCCGAGTCTGGCGACGGCGTGTACGGCCTcctgaccggggaggggggcaaAGCGTCAGCCGGCGGATGCAAAGGCCAGAGCCTCGCCTCACGTAAGCCCCGCAACATGCAGGGCGAGAAGCCCTTCTCGTGCCCGCAGTGCGGCAAGAACTTCAGCACGCTGGGCAACCTGAAGACCCACCAGCGCATCCACACGGGCGAGCGGCCCTACGCCTGCTCGCAGTGCGGCAAAAGCTTCGGCCAGGCGGGCAACCTGAAGCGCCACCAGCTGATCCACACGGGCCAGAAGCCCTACGTGTGTGCCCACTGCCCCAAGGGCTTCACCAAGGCGGACGACCTGCGCTCGCACCAGCGTCTGCACACGGGCGAGCGGCCGTTCAGCTGCGGCACCTGCGGCAAGAGCTTCGGCCAGTCCAAGGAGCTGAAGGCCCACCAGCTCAGCCACACGGGCGAGCGACCCTACTGCTGCCAGCACTGCGGCAAGAGCTTCACCAAGGAGATGAGCTACCGCAACCACCTGCAGATCCACGCCGGCGAGAAGCCTTTCAGCTGCTCGCAGTGCGGCAAGACTTTCAGCAACTCGGGTGTGCTCAAAACCCACGAGAAGATCCACTCCGGGGAGCGACCGTTCGGGTGCACCCAGTGCGGCAAGAGCTTTGGGCGCCTGGGGCACCTGAAGGCCCACCAGCAGATCCACACCGGGGAGCGGCCCTTCGCCTGTCCCCAGTGCGGTAAGACGTTCAGCCAGTCCGGCCACCTCAAAGCACACGAGCAGATCCACAAGCGGGAGCGCTCCGACACGGGAAGCACCAACAGCAATG includes these proteins:
- the si:dkeyp-113d7.1 gene encoding zinc finger protein 271 encodes the protein MTALEAECMSLSLAHSMSSECGSPGSLGSDSPASLVLLSSACPTPTLSSLGADIAEPLVMLPCIKSEPEDPDLEPIQTVDLSEIQPLSTAELGQDQIKMEISGLDYIRSEHHGSNNLGPFHNADVTELDYKSQYEPILVFDYISQVSDTLEYIKSDHHVDLHCYYTTELGSLKPDYPEHNFMSSHLQRPDLHHHHHLHHPNTLESIHMAELRDELNKLRPDPMLMDGVVKVEPESGDGVYGLLTGEGGKASAGGCKGQSLASRKPRNMQGEKPFSCPQCGKNFSTLGNLKTHQRIHTGERPYACSQCGKSFGQAGNLKRHQLIHTGQKPYVCAHCPKGFTKADDLRSHQRLHTGERPFSCGTCGKSFGQSKELKAHQLSHTGERPYCCQHCGKSFTKEMSYRNHLQIHAGEKPFSCSQCGKTFSNSGVLKTHEKIHSGERPFGCTQCGKSFGRLGHLKAHQQIHTGERPFACPQCGKTFSQSGHLKAHEQIHKRERSDTGSTNSNEAALWEMTVAKTKQFIHHLMSWVGGGKVLFLFYIMHI